Proteins encoded within one genomic window of Aerococcus viridans:
- the yhbY gene encoding ribosome assembly RNA-binding protein YhbY, which yields MNNKQKKFLRKEAHHLNPVANIGKNGLSEEFMVQIDEVLEKRELIKVHLLQNTDEETSEAAAEIAEAVDAFVVQTIGRVITLYRPSSESKYQEISAQVKALG from the coding sequence TTGAATAACAAACAAAAGAAATTTTTACGTAAAGAAGCCCATCATTTGAACCCCGTAGCCAATATTGGCAAAAACGGTTTATCAGAAGAATTTATGGTGCAAATTGATGAAGTCCTAGAAAAACGTGAGTTGATCAAGGTACATTTATTACAAAATACAGATGAAGAAACTAGTGAAGCGGCAGCAGAAATCGCTGAGGCAGTAGATGCATTTGTTGTCCAAACAATTGGACGTGTGATTACTTTATACCGTCCTTCTTCTGAATCTAAGTATCAAGAAATCTCAGCGCAAGTAAAAGCTTTAGGCTAA